One region of Pseudoalteromonas piscicida genomic DNA includes:
- a CDS encoding NAD-dependent epimerase/dehydratase family protein, with product MRKIFITGAGGFIGRHLVAELLKRDVVITALMLPGESVPTEWGSKVRIITGDVRELVELDDDIGAFDTIFHLAAIVSDWGGKREHVDITVNGTKQAIELAVKNSARFVVTTSVAAFGSAMGSGFLDESTPCGKPASNYEYVKQIQEQVTLEAVTQRGLNAVIIRPANVYGVGSVWVTRFIDLMNQKKPVLMGDGKWDAGLVHVQHVVQGLILAAEKADIGSGEIFIIADEPGVTWQNYLAALSEALELPEAKGIPNWLARILAPVLEWIGHLVNQKNAPLVTNLAYRLVGVESIFVNKKAKQKLGYKPNITLDKAMEEIKQYYSSKNCN from the coding sequence ATGCGAAAGATATTTATTACAGGTGCAGGTGGCTTTATAGGTCGCCATTTGGTTGCTGAATTATTAAAAAGAGATGTGGTGATCACAGCATTAATGTTGCCGGGTGAGTCTGTACCGACAGAATGGGGCAGCAAGGTACGCATTATTACTGGTGATGTAAGGGAATTGGTTGAGCTTGATGATGACATAGGCGCGTTTGACACGATTTTTCACTTAGCTGCGATTGTGAGTGATTGGGGAGGGAAACGAGAGCATGTTGACATTACTGTGAATGGCACAAAGCAGGCGATTGAACTGGCAGTTAAAAACAGTGCTCGCTTTGTCGTTACTACCAGTGTTGCGGCATTCGGTAGTGCGATGGGGAGTGGCTTTTTAGACGAAAGTACGCCATGCGGTAAACCAGCATCAAATTATGAATATGTTAAACAGATCCAGGAGCAAGTAACGCTAGAAGCAGTGACGCAAAGGGGGCTAAATGCAGTCATTATTCGCCCTGCTAATGTCTATGGTGTAGGTAGCGTATGGGTAACACGTTTTATTGATTTAATGAACCAGAAAAAGCCCGTGTTAATGGGAGACGGAAAATGGGACGCAGGTTTAGTTCACGTCCAGCACGTTGTTCAAGGGCTTATTCTTGCAGCGGAAAAAGCAGACATAGGCAGTGGAGAAATTTTTATCATTGCTGATGAACCAGGCGTTACCTGGCAAAACTATTTAGCCGCGTTATCAGAAGCACTAGAACTGCCAGAAGCAAAGGGAATTCCAAATTGGCTAGCGAGAATATTAGCACCGGTGTTGGAATGGATTGGGCATCTAGTTAATCAAAAGAATGCCCCTTTGGTGACCAACTTGGCTTATCGCTTAGTGGGTGTTGAAAGCATTTTTGTTAATAAGAAAGCCAAACAAAAATTAGGCTATAAGCCTAACATCACGCTTGATAAGGCTATGGAAGAAATAAAGCAGTATTACTCAAGTAAGAATTGTAATTAA
- a CDS encoding 2,4'-dihydroxyacetophenone dioxygenase family protein — MQLPTVINHQESLLTLNTNDGGFVKDVLPGVHVSPLFLDSENGVWVLRVLFEPGVTLPKHFHTGVVHLYTMSGSWHYLEYPDQPQTAGSYLYEPGGSIHQFHTPKSNEGVTDTVMFIQGSNINFDGDGNFINIMDAGWIERAIIEAAKLNGEKVKYIKPSGIANYNE; from the coding sequence ATGCAATTACCCACAGTTATTAATCATCAAGAATCACTATTAACGCTAAATACTAATGATGGAGGATTTGTAAAAGATGTATTACCTGGCGTGCACGTGTCGCCATTATTTCTGGATTCTGAGAACGGTGTATGGGTATTAAGGGTCTTATTTGAGCCTGGTGTCACATTACCCAAGCACTTTCACACAGGTGTTGTGCATTTGTACACTATGAGTGGCAGTTGGCATTATCTTGAATATCCTGATCAACCTCAAACGGCGGGTAGTTATTTATATGAACCTGGTGGTTCAATACACCAGTTCCATACGCCAAAATCTAATGAAGGCGTGACGGATACGGTTATGTTTATACAAGGTTCAAATATTAATTTTGACGGAGATGGAAACTTTATAAATATAATGGATGCAGGTTGGATAGAAAGAGCGATAATTGAAGCTGCAAAGCTAAATGGTGAGAAAGTTAAATATATTAAACCTAGTGGCATTGCTAATTATAATGAATAA
- a CDS encoding thermostable hemolysin: MGEALQAVNSQSRLRWANKTCGARGELEHAIHSGFAHAFGADIHEYYPLLSHLNYRQSDCFLGLRFATKDALFVEQYLNCPVEQCLSMVAERSHIAELGNLFSTGRMATLSHFIVLTQALLESDIRYLVFTATKQVRALMKLCQVEVNKISLAHGTIASAKDYGSYYQCAPMVCSVDLHQAQQVITNTEMYQHLLQGLKMEIASLKEAFLYV; the protein is encoded by the coding sequence ATGGGCGAAGCACTACAAGCAGTAAACTCACAAAGCCGCCTAAGATGGGCAAACAAAACTTGCGGCGCGCGCGGTGAATTGGAGCACGCTATCCACAGTGGTTTTGCCCATGCTTTTGGCGCAGACATTCATGAGTATTATCCCCTTTTAAGTCATTTGAACTACCGCCAAAGCGATTGCTTCTTAGGTCTTAGATTTGCAACCAAAGACGCTTTATTTGTGGAACAGTATCTTAACTGCCCGGTAGAGCAGTGCCTCTCTATGGTAGCAGAACGCAGTCATATCGCCGAGCTTGGCAATTTGTTTTCAACAGGTCGAATGGCAACGCTAAGTCACTTTATTGTGCTGACGCAAGCTCTGCTTGAGAGTGACATCCGCTACTTGGTTTTTACGGCGACCAAACAAGTACGTGCGTTGATGAAATTATGTCAAGTCGAGGTTAACAAGATTTCTTTGGCACACGGCACCATTGCTTCAGCCAAAGACTATGGCAGCTATTATCAATGTGCTCCCATGGTTTGTTCGGTCGATTTACATCAAGCCCAGCAGGTGATCACAAACACCGAAATGTATCAACACTTATTACAAGGGCTCAAGATGGAAATCGCGAGCTTGAAAGAGGCATTTTTATATGTGTGA
- a CDS encoding AMP-binding protein codes for MCDFLKKLPHQDSDVILQQGQTCLTFAEVKSYTQALAERFIVMNGESVAVSLDNSIAWLLIDFALLQANKVSIPVPHFFTTAQVEHTLEQSKANWLISDTRLESSAEFTVLDVFGQAIYVYQTRCESTGSYFPKTQKITYTSGSTGAPKGVCLSFENQLVVASSLCETIALNRPKHLCLLPLPVLLENIAGVYAPLLSGGMVEVTELASLGFSGSQLLYPQKLLQKISEVQPNSLILVPELLRCLISAAQQGWQPPASLRFIAVGGARVDAELLQQAKQLGLPVFQGYGLSESGSVVALNTGEQDGSVGRLLPHIQARIVADELEIKGNNFLGYLGGEAIARDAWLKTGDRVSQRGEHFVIEGRLKNVLINSFGRNISPEWPESVLLAYMPLLQCVVVGDGKPFLTALIYTPTQLKAAVIDNAIELTNQQLPDYAQIKRYVRIDEAFSVSNGMLTANGRPKRDVILANFAQQISALYSQNQYEVAEPEASI; via the coding sequence ATGTGTGATTTCTTAAAAAAACTGCCACATCAAGACAGTGATGTGATTTTACAGCAGGGGCAAACTTGTCTCACTTTTGCTGAGGTAAAGTCTTACACGCAAGCATTGGCAGAGCGCTTTATTGTGATGAATGGCGAGAGTGTTGCGGTTTCGCTAGACAACTCTATTGCTTGGCTATTGATAGATTTTGCATTGTTGCAAGCGAACAAAGTATCTATCCCAGTACCTCACTTTTTTACTACAGCGCAAGTAGAGCACACCCTTGAGCAGTCAAAAGCAAACTGGCTAATAAGCGATACTAGACTTGAAAGTAGCGCTGAATTTACGGTGTTGGATGTCTTTGGTCAGGCAATCTATGTATATCAAACTAGGTGCGAAAGCACAGGAAGCTATTTTCCTAAAACGCAAAAGATCACATACACCTCAGGTTCAACAGGTGCACCAAAAGGTGTGTGTCTGTCCTTTGAGAACCAGCTTGTAGTGGCGAGCAGTCTATGCGAAACCATCGCACTTAATCGCCCCAAGCACTTATGTTTGTTACCGCTGCCCGTGTTGCTAGAAAACATCGCGGGTGTGTATGCGCCCCTACTAAGTGGTGGCATGGTTGAGGTAACTGAACTTGCATCTCTAGGTTTTTCGGGCAGCCAATTGCTCTATCCACAAAAGTTGCTGCAAAAGATAAGCGAAGTGCAGCCAAATAGCTTGATCTTAGTGCCTGAGCTGTTGCGTTGCCTTATCAGTGCGGCGCAGCAAGGGTGGCAACCACCTGCAAGCTTACGCTTTATTGCGGTAGGTGGCGCTAGAGTTGACGCAGAACTGTTACAGCAAGCCAAACAGTTGGGTTTACCTGTGTTTCAGGGGTATGGGCTTTCTGAGTCGGGGTCAGTTGTCGCGCTGAATACGGGTGAGCAAGATGGCAGCGTCGGTAGATTACTGCCTCATATTCAAGCGCGTATTGTGGCAGACGAGTTAGAGATCAAAGGTAATAACTTTTTAGGTTACTTAGGCGGCGAAGCAATAGCGCGAGATGCGTGGTTAAAAACCGGCGACAGAGTATCGCAGCGAGGAGAGCATTTTGTCATTGAAGGTCGTCTTAAAAATGTCCTGATCAATAGTTTTGGTCGCAATATATCTCCTGAGTGGCCAGAGTCCGTTTTGCTTGCCTATATGCCTTTATTGCAATGCGTTGTGGTAGGTGACGGCAAGCCATTTTTAACGGCGCTTATATACACCCCTACACAGCTTAAAGCGGCCGTGATTGATAACGCCATTGAGCTTACCAACCAGCAACTCCCAGATTACGCGCAAATAAAACGTTACGTGCGTATAGATGAAGCCTTTTCGGTGAGCAACGGCATGCTTACCGCGAACGGTAGACCAAAACGCGACGTAATTTTAGCTAATTTCGCGCAGCAAATTTCAGCGCTTTACTCCCAGAATCAATACGAAGTAGCAGAGCCTGAGGCTTCGATTTAA
- a CDS encoding TenA family transcriptional regulator, whose protein sequence is MSNFYQTLQSETEQARQYLLSAPIIHDVFHGQITKGQYVSFLQQAFHHVKHTVPLLMACGARLDDSKEWLREALGHYIEEEMGHQEWILNDIAACGVDKEAIRHSAPSFATEMMVSYAYDSIARKHPLSFFGMVNVLEGTSIALADDAARQIANKLGLPRSAFSYLTSHGALDVEHIDFFAGLMNKITCEKEQAIIIHSAKQFYRLYGDIFRNIEAEPAGVKFAEVS, encoded by the coding sequence ATGAGCAATTTTTACCAGACACTACAATCGGAAACTGAACAAGCGCGCCAATATCTATTAAGCGCACCAATTATTCATGATGTCTTTCATGGTCAGATCACCAAAGGCCAATACGTTTCATTTTTGCAACAGGCGTTTCACCACGTAAAACATACAGTACCGCTGCTTATGGCTTGTGGTGCAAGGCTAGATGACAGTAAAGAATGGTTGCGAGAAGCACTAGGGCATTACATCGAAGAAGAAATGGGACACCAGGAGTGGATCCTTAATGATATTGCCGCCTGTGGTGTCGATAAAGAAGCAATACGTCATAGCGCGCCAAGCTTTGCAACTGAAATGATGGTGTCTTACGCTTACGACAGTATTGCTCGCAAACATCCATTGAGCTTCTTTGGTATGGTTAATGTGCTTGAGGGTACTTCCATCGCACTTGCCGATGACGCTGCACGTCAAATTGCCAATAAGCTTGGCCTGCCTCGTAGCGCATTTTCCTATTTAACATCCCATGGCGCGTTAGATGTTGAGCATATTGACTTTTTTGCAGGGCTGATGAACAAGATCACCTGTGAAAAAGAGCAAGCGATCATCATTCACAGCGCCAAACAGTTTTATCGCTTGTACGGCGACATATTCCGCAATATTGAAGCGGAGCCCGCGGGCGTTAAATTTGCGGAGGTAAGCTGA
- a CDS encoding tetratricopeptide repeat protein: protein MNALKTLLASATLLVFSQGAWAAFDDDLSQVQTKWAMVNYETKGDAQEKAFEELVKQCMKFVEQYPDRAEAYIWRGIVQSSFAGAKGGLGALGLAKDAKASFEKAIELDKNALSGSALTSLGTLYAQVPGWPIGFGSDKKAKKLFQESLAINPAGIDVNYFYAQFLYDERDYSAALAHLKKAQNAPSRPGREKADEYRQEEVAQLLAKVEKKLKRRNK, encoded by the coding sequence ATGAACGCACTAAAAACCTTGTTAGCTTCAGCAACATTACTGGTATTCAGCCAAGGTGCTTGGGCAGCATTTGACGACGATCTTAGCCAAGTCCAAACTAAATGGGCAATGGTGAATTATGAAACCAAAGGCGATGCCCAAGAAAAAGCATTTGAAGAATTGGTAAAGCAGTGTATGAAGTTTGTAGAGCAATACCCAGATCGCGCTGAAGCTTATATCTGGCGCGGTATAGTACAGTCGAGTTTTGCTGGGGCGAAAGGAGGCTTGGGCGCGCTTGGTCTTGCTAAAGATGCGAAAGCCTCATTCGAAAAAGCCATTGAGCTTGACAAAAACGCACTGTCTGGTTCGGCATTAACGAGCTTAGGTACGCTCTATGCGCAGGTCCCAGGCTGGCCAATTGGGTTTGGCAGCGATAAAAAGGCGAAAAAACTGTTCCAAGAATCATTAGCGATCAATCCGGCAGGAATTGATGTAAACTATTTCTATGCACAGTTTTTATATGACGAACGTGATTATAGTGCCGCGCTTGCGCACTTGAAAAAAGCGCAGAATGCGCCAAGTCGTCCAGGCAGAGAAAAAGCGGACGAATATCGTCAAGAAGAAGTGGCGCAGCTACTGGCAAAAGTCGAAAAAAAGCTAAAAAGAAGGAATAAATGA
- a CDS encoding response regulator, with amino-acid sequence MRLLLVEDDELLAQGLIASLKKEGYAIEHAPTQRQAISFVESGEFELVVLDLGLPDGDGLAVLKALRKTKSQTAVLILTARNSLDDKIAGLDLGADDYLAKPFEPKELFARLRVVGRRFTKQASSTLSCNDVVLDLASHEVLVSGNAQELPRKEYMLLKALMENSGRVLSKTQLESKLYDWGEALGSNAIEVHIHHLRKKMPDGFIKTLRGIGYVVGKGA; translated from the coding sequence ATGAGGCTATTACTCGTAGAAGACGATGAGCTACTGGCACAAGGGCTCATCGCATCACTAAAAAAAGAAGGGTACGCCATCGAGCATGCGCCGACGCAAAGACAAGCAATAAGCTTTGTTGAATCAGGCGAGTTTGAGCTGGTGGTGCTTGACCTAGGCCTACCCGACGGAGACGGTTTGGCGGTGCTCAAGGCACTAAGGAAAACCAAATCGCAAACCGCAGTACTCATTTTAACGGCGAGAAATAGTCTCGATGATAAAATTGCAGGGTTGGATCTAGGTGCTGATGACTACTTGGCTAAGCCGTTTGAGCCTAAAGAACTGTTTGCGCGTTTACGGGTGGTTGGTCGCCGCTTCACTAAACAGGCGAGTAGCACGTTGAGTTGCAACGACGTGGTGTTAGATCTTGCCAGTCACGAAGTGCTTGTCAGTGGTAACGCTCAAGAATTGCCTCGTAAAGAATATATGCTACTCAAAGCTCTGATGGAAAACAGCGGCCGTGTACTGTCTAAAACCCAGTTAGAATCTAAGCTCTATGATTGGGGTGAAGCATTGGGTTCTAATGCTATTGAGGTACATATTCACCATCTACGCAAGAAAATGCCCGACGGATTTATTAAAACGCTGCGTGGTATTGGCTATGTTGTTGGCAAGGGGGCTTAG
- a CDS encoding sensor histidine kinase, protein MGTRSSLGGASITRKLTLILVSALVLTASMALLRGYHSSMTMAQAQLDSHLESIATLVNTQVTATTLPSGAGNSAFYFLVLEHNQVVAGSELLAKYKNKLNYHAGFSTQNVGATRLRTFSEVFGDRLVLVAEPVQKRFALAEGMIVSAMTPLVVIMPFLAVFIAWIIYTALKPLRDLSKELRRRNPKDFTQLEVRSDKAEVAIVIATLNDLFQKVEVAYLKERYFASDAAHELKTPIASLKIHLHNLTHDTKHPSAIAMSKGLEQLNHVVEQMLTLARTEPELWHKQFTRQDLVALTQNLIASSYPRIEQKSQNISLEASEASIEGCEFTLTTLFSNLIGNAIKYTPIEGDIEVKIQQHSQRIVWQIDDSGCGMSDSEIERIFDRFYRVGGDKHPSGEKGAGLGMAIVNHIIAIYHGDISFARSHLGGLRVCVSLPRGLNAKE, encoded by the coding sequence GTGGGCACGAGAAGCTCGCTAGGTGGTGCTTCCATCACAAGAAAGTTGACCCTAATTTTAGTGTCAGCTTTAGTGTTGACCGCATCCATGGCGCTGCTACGAGGTTATCACTCCAGCATGACGATGGCACAAGCACAATTAGACAGCCATTTAGAGTCCATCGCAACACTCGTTAATACTCAAGTCACCGCGACTACCTTGCCTAGTGGTGCGGGTAACAGCGCATTTTACTTTTTAGTCCTTGAGCACAATCAGGTTGTTGCAGGCAGCGAGTTACTTGCTAAGTACAAAAATAAGCTCAATTATCATGCCGGATTTAGCACCCAAAATGTGGGGGCGACTAGACTCAGAACCTTTAGTGAAGTGTTTGGTGACAGGCTAGTACTGGTAGCAGAGCCGGTACAAAAGCGTTTTGCGCTTGCCGAGGGGATGATTGTCTCCGCAATGACACCTTTGGTGGTGATCATGCCATTTCTTGCTGTGTTTATTGCATGGATTATTTATACGGCGTTAAAGCCTTTACGAGATCTTTCTAAAGAACTTAGGCGACGTAACCCCAAAGACTTTACGCAGTTGGAAGTGCGAAGCGACAAAGCGGAAGTGGCAATCGTTATCGCGACGCTAAATGACCTCTTTCAAAAGGTTGAGGTCGCGTATCTTAAAGAGCGTTATTTTGCGTCCGATGCCGCTCATGAATTAAAAACGCCGATCGCAAGCTTAAAAATCCATCTGCATAATTTAACGCACGATACTAAGCATCCCAGTGCCATTGCTATGTCAAAAGGGCTTGAGCAGCTAAACCATGTGGTTGAGCAAATGCTGACGTTAGCGCGTACAGAGCCCGAACTGTGGCATAAGCAATTTACGCGGCAAGATTTAGTGGCATTAACGCAAAACTTGATTGCTAGCAGTTATCCGAGGATTGAACAAAAATCACAAAACATCAGCTTAGAGGCATCAGAAGCGAGCATAGAGGGTTGTGAGTTCACATTAACCACATTATTTTCTAACCTAATTGGTAACGCGATTAAATACACGCCAATTGAAGGTGACATAGAAGTAAAAATTCAGCAGCATTCGCAGCGGATTGTATGGCAAATTGATGATTCGGGTTGTGGTATGTCTGATTCGGAAATAGAGCGAATTTTTGACAGGTTTTATCGCGTTGGTGGAGATAAACACCCTTCAGGGGAAAAAGGGGCAGGTTTAGGGATGGCGATAGTCAATCATATTATTGCAATTTATCATGGTGATATCTCTTTTGCTCGCAGTCATTTAGGCGGGCTCAGAGTCTGTGTAAGTTTACCGAGGGGGCTGAATGCTAAGGAGTAA
- a CDS encoding cupredoxin domain-containing protein, translated as MLRSKLSSLSFALGLPLVTCSFALWAEESYIIILKNHLFTPAQIEVPANRKVKLIIENQDPQVEEFDSFDLNREKVLFPNRKSVIYIGPLAPGEYSFFGEFSPNTAQGIVIVKEPNNAS; from the coding sequence ATGCTAAGGAGTAAGCTCTCTTCGCTGTCTTTCGCGCTTGGATTGCCTTTGGTGACCTGTAGTTTCGCCTTGTGGGCGGAAGAAAGTTACATCATTATTCTTAAGAATCATTTGTTTACACCTGCACAAATTGAGGTGCCAGCAAACCGTAAAGTAAAGCTCATCATCGAAAATCAAGACCCTCAAGTTGAAGAGTTTGACAGTTTTGATCTTAATCGTGAAAAAGTGCTCTTTCCAAACCGCAAAAGTGTCATCTATATCGGCCCGCTGGCACCTGGTGAATATAGTTTCTTTGGCGAATTTTCACCAAACACAGCACAAGGCATAGTAATCGTGAAGGAGCCAAACAATGCTTCTTAA
- a CDS encoding alpha/beta fold hydrolase yields the protein MYRMLTLLGYLLINNAYAQAALERDIQEHIVVANKVSLQVYHVAGNEPAIVFESGSAAPAIYWTAVMIGLAQQVPNALVAYNREGYGKSELSRRAYSVDTDNHNLREVLRTLDIRPPFIYVGHSYAYYMMQNYITYYPEQVAALLYVDPVTVYFIDKTHALAQDKLLKPLSTLPENTFGEALRRETQALSETVASVRAHQAPSNIPCRVIVAQRPFDPTQRDVKAWREGQEALASHCDSELIIANGSDHTVPMNAPQVVVDQVVQLIRELETKKHR from the coding sequence ATGTATCGCATGCTAACTTTATTGGGTTATTTGCTGATTAATAATGCTTATGCACAGGCGGCGCTTGAACGCGATATTCAAGAGCACATCGTGGTTGCGAACAAAGTATCTTTGCAGGTTTATCATGTTGCGGGCAATGAACCTGCCATTGTTTTTGAAAGTGGTTCAGCTGCGCCTGCAATTTACTGGACGGCAGTTATGATAGGCCTCGCACAGCAAGTACCCAATGCGTTGGTAGCCTATAACCGTGAGGGTTATGGTAAAAGCGAGCTTAGCCGCAGAGCCTACAGTGTTGATACGGATAATCATAATCTTCGTGAAGTGTTAAGAACGCTTGATATTCGGCCGCCGTTTATTTATGTCGGTCATTCATACGCATACTATATGATGCAAAATTACATTACCTATTATCCTGAGCAAGTAGCTGCCTTGTTGTATGTTGACCCAGTGACCGTTTATTTCATCGATAAAACCCACGCCTTAGCGCAGGATAAGTTACTTAAGCCGTTGAGCACGCTGCCAGAGAATACCTTCGGTGAAGCACTACGCCGTGAAACGCAAGCGCTAAGTGAAACTGTTGCGAGTGTTCGGGCGCATCAAGCTCCGAGTAATATTCCGTGTCGTGTCATTGTCGCCCAAAGACCATTTGATCCAACTCAGCGCGATGTAAAAGCGTGGCGAGAAGGACAAGAAGCGTTGGCATCACATTGTGATTCTGAGCTCATTATTGCTAATGGAAGTGACCACACCGTACCTATGAATGCCCCGCAAGTGGTCGTGGATCAGGTGGTACAATTAATTCGAGAATTAGAGACAAAAAAGCACCGATAG
- a CDS encoding cold-shock protein has protein sequence MSNTLTGTVKWFNESKGFGFIAQENGPDVFAHFSAITGDGFRTLAEGERVEFTVTDGQKGPQAENIVKL, from the coding sequence ATGTCTAACACTCTTACAGGTACCGTTAAGTGGTTTAACGAGTCTAAAGGTTTTGGTTTCATCGCTCAAGAAAATGGCCCTGACGTGTTCGCACACTTCAGCGCAATCACAGGTGACGGTTTCCGTACACTTGCTGAAGGCGAGAGAGTAGAATTCACAGTAACTGATGGCCAAAAAGGTCCTCAAGCTGAGAACATCGTTAAGCTTTAA
- a CDS encoding DUF4879 domain-containing protein → MKKKSYSMLLMLTLTSAFSAVAGDIEQGVMKNPTTYYSLDFEQPPLAMHAPVARDEFSMSSAEIMPMAPAQGITYFELGIVRSQLGGDQTISQSQLSTGTNHGGSYLFIYAWQFGYGNPNNAVMNGISKSTGLSEARCGNDLHRCSVGETVTGWLYGWDFSGQESGQVKVSSNSTASPFGTSSDSLYIN, encoded by the coding sequence ATGAAGAAAAAAAGCTATTCAATGCTACTAATGTTGACGCTCACTTCCGCATTTTCTGCTGTTGCTGGAGATATCGAGCAAGGTGTGATGAAAAACCCAACTACTTACTATTCGCTAGACTTTGAACAACCCCCACTTGCTATGCATGCACCTGTTGCGAGAGATGAGTTTTCAATGAGTAGTGCTGAGATCATGCCAATGGCACCGGCTCAAGGGATCACGTATTTTGAGCTGGGTATCGTACGTTCGCAATTAGGCGGCGATCAGACTATTTCACAAAGTCAACTTTCTACAGGAACTAACCACGGTGGCAGCTATCTATTTATCTACGCTTGGCAGTTTGGTTATGGCAATCCGAATAATGCGGTGATGAATGGGATCTCTAAATCAACTGGATTGAGTGAAGCTCGGTGTGGCAACGATTTACACCGTTGTTCGGTTGGGGAAACTGTCACGGGTTGGTTGTATGGTTGGGACTTCTCAGGTCAAGAGTCTGGTCAAGTTAAAGTTTCTTCAAATTCAACAGCTTCGCCATTTGGTACGTCAAGCGACTCACTTTATATTAATTAG
- a CDS encoding zinc ribbon domain-containing protein YjdM, with amino-acid sequence MSLPPCPKCNSEYVYQDQSQLVCPECAYEWDPNATATEDDIQVKDANGTLLADGDKVTVIKDLKIKGSSQVIKIGTKALVRRVLDKKDHELDCKVDGVGEMMVTAKFVKKAST; translated from the coding sequence ATGTCTTTACCACCTTGCCCCAAGTGCAATTCTGAATATGTTTATCAAGATCAAAGTCAGCTAGTATGCCCTGAATGTGCTTACGAATGGGATCCAAACGCGACTGCTACCGAGGACGACATTCAAGTAAAAGATGCCAATGGCACATTATTGGCCGATGGCGATAAAGTCACTGTGATTAAAGATTTAAAAATCAAAGGCAGCTCACAAGTCATTAAGATTGGCACTAAGGCCTTGGTAAGGCGCGTGCTCGATAAAAAAGACCACGAACTTGACTGCAAGGTTGATGGCGTTGGTGAAATGATGGTGACAGCGAAGTTTGTGAAGAAAGCAAGTACTTAA
- a CDS encoding tyrosine-type recombinase/integrase, protein MAVPFSFHYSLSAPHDGYICRHHIHETAFRKQLRSAVKQCNIPKQVKAHTFRHTFATQLLINGTDIRTVQELLGHTDIRTTERYTHVIGTRFGTTLSPLEKL, encoded by the coding sequence ATGGCAGTACCTTTTTCCTTCCACTACTCGCTGTCAGCACCCCATGATGGCTATATTTGCCGGCATCACATACACGAAACCGCTTTTAGAAAACAGCTAAGGAGCGCTGTTAAGCAATGCAATATCCCAAAACAAGTTAAAGCTCATACTTTCCGACACACGTTTGCAACACAACTATTAATCAACGGAACCGATATCAGAACTGTTCAGGAGCTTTTGGGCCACACTGATATTCGTACAACTGAAAGATATACTCATGTTATTGGCACAAGATTTGGCACCACCCTCAGCCCACTGGAGAAACTTTAA
- a CDS encoding phage integrase N-terminal SAM-like domain-containing protein: MPKSPFLEFVRLELRTKRYSIRTEKSYLFWIKSYILFNDKKHPEQMGNQEIERFLNHLAVNKQVSSATQNQALCALIFLYRYVIQREIQGLKYTLTKKEQAIPCVLTHEEAMMIISKLHGKYQLVASLLYGCGLRINEALHLRIIPISLIK; this comes from the coding sequence ATGCCTAAATCACCATTTTTAGAGTTTGTTAGGCTAGAGCTTAGAACAAAACGCTATAGCATCAGAACAGAGAAGTCCTACCTATTTTGGATTAAGTCCTACATTTTGTTTAATGATAAAAAGCACCCTGAGCAAATGGGCAATCAAGAAATTGAGCGTTTTTTAAACCACCTTGCGGTCAACAAGCAAGTTAGTAGCGCAACGCAAAACCAAGCGTTGTGTGCCCTTATTTTTTTATATCGCTATGTGATACAGCGGGAAATTCAAGGGTTAAAATACACGCTAACTAAAAAAGAGCAAGCAATCCCATGTGTACTAACTCATGAAGAGGCAATGATGATTATCTCTAAGCTACATGGCAAGTATCAATTAGTCGCATCTCTTCTTTATGGTTGTGGGCTCAGAATAAACGAAGCCTTACACCTGAGAATAATACCAATTAGCTTAATTAAGTGA